CCATCCTTGTACCTGGCCACCACCCTCCTGCCCACGTGGTGCCTCTCAGCAGACGGGTGGTAATCGTAGGCAATGTGGTTGCCCGAGAGCAAACTCTTCCCTTTGTTATCAAATTTCACTTTGTATTTCTTGCCAGCACCTGGAAAGACATTTTCAAGCAAAGAGGAGAtaaataaagggggaaaataaacaaaagccgCGTGATTTCACAGCAGAATTCCAACGCTCTGGGCCACGCTGAGATCGTTTATTCACAATTAACTCACAACTCGTCTCAAAGCCTTTCAGGATTTAGTGTGGAGGGTGAAGCAGTGGAGGCGTGCTGCTCCCACAATCCCTTCCAGGTGACATCAGGCGCTCTGACACCTTTTAACCCAGgtttcccaccccaaatcctgggaaAGCCGCGTGCACAGCACGTACCAACTGTCTGGATGGCAATCAACGTCCCCTTGTGCCACGTcttggttctttttttccccaaaatcctcaTGCCCACTTTGAGGTCCCCATCAGTGTTGAGATCATTGCtaggggctgcagggacagtgatgggttgggcagtgccaggaggtTCCTGAGGGGGTTGAGCATCTACCAAGGAACAACAGTAGAGAGTCAGTTCCGAATCACCCAAagcacagctggaagcagagttctggaagaaaaattcctgcttttcctcctcgCAGGCAGCCCGAGCACCTCTTTTTTACTGAATGGAAACagcttggaaagaaaagcaggaattcagAACCAATGTACCCTAACTTAGAACAGCACTTTGGGATCAATAGATACGAATGGAGGTctccagcagggaaagcagatcattgttttctcattttgggAAGCCCCTGGAAGCTCCCACACCTTTCTGCGCTTCCTGcaagtttgttttcttgtttacaGCATCCATGAATTTTGCAACATCCCGGGCAGATTTCCTCATGGCAGCCATTGCTTCCCGCAGctggaggaaagagaagggaaacacaaaaaaacttttggttttttgcacCCAATACAACGTTGTGACTCAGGAAAACCCCACGTGAGGAAACATCTCTAGGCAGGGCCTCCCCACTCACCAGACTCTGATCCCTGGAGATTCTGGGACTGCTGCTGCCTGCGAGTGAAGAGAAAACAGTggtttaaaaccttttttttttgtggaaaaaatccATCCTAATTGAatcacagagagcagagggaacagggaaaagTGCCCGTCCCAAATCCCTGCCCAGACAAGGCTTTTCCTCAGCCACCTTCCCTCACGTGGGATCACTTGATGGGGACAACAGTGAGGCAGGTGGGAAAAGGGTGAAATCCCAGTCTGGGACTCCAGGAATTCCGGGGCACAAACAGGATCTGGCAGATGCTCCCTTGGAGCTAAAAGCATTCCCTtaaccccagccctgccctggccctgctggggacactgaaCTGCGTTTCCAGCCCGAGTCCACGCTCATGACATCGTCGTCCTCCTCGTCGGGGATCTCGATCACTTCCGTGGCCGCCGGAGCCTCGTCCTCCGAGCTGCTCTCCCGGTACTGCAGGCCCATCATGGAGTACAGCTCCTTGGCCAGCGTCTCGCACTTGTCCATGGCCCTGGGGGAGGGAAACCAGCTGTGCCTCCCGAATCCCACAGGGAGCTAGCCCTGACCACTGAGGGAGCGCCGAGCCCGCTGAGGGAAGCGTCCACAGGAAGGGTCTGAAGCTTGGAGGGGAAATCTGCCAGTGTGCCTCATTAACCAGCCACAGCATGGCTCTGCCCTGAAGGGAATGGAGCAGCCCCCCACATCCCCCCCCTCGGAATTCCAGCTCACTCCAGGCTCACGCACCTCACAGCATCGTCAATGAGCTGGTCAACGTgggccacctcctcctccttgtgCCTCGtgcactgctccagctcctccagctgctgcttccgCTGCCTGACCCACTCGGAATTCTCCACTTCTTTGTCGATGATTTCCCGCAGCTCCTCCATGGAGATTCCCAGCTCTTCCAtcacctcctcctgcagctccttgatGTCCTGGCAATCCATCTCTGCCACACCTGCGCCTAGGGGAGGAAGGTGAGGTGAGGAGGGAGAGGTTGGAGAGGGAGATCATGGGACCTCCCTCATCCtttcccaccctgccctgccccaatGGCCCCTCACAGACCCCGTGGTCCCCCCACAGACCCCGTGGTCCCCTCATTGCCCACCTCAGTGCCCTCACAGCCCTCCCGGTCCCCTCACAGCCCCCCTGGCCCCCTCAGTACCCCACACCGGGTCCCCCTCATCCTCTCCCAGCCCGGTCCATCCATCGCACCCGCTCACAGACCCTCACAGGCTCCCCCGTTCCCCTcagcccccgccgccgctcctcACTCACCGCCGCCGGTCCCGGGGAACCGGAGCCGAACCGGAGCAGAgcccggcgcggccgccgcgTGACGTCACTTCCTGCGCGCGCCGCCCGCGCGTGGCGCCCCCTGGCGGACCCGGGGCTGAGGGGGGGGGGGCGCCCCGAAATTCAGgaatcaataaaataattaattcctcTGCAATCGGGGGGGGATAAATCCCTGGGGAATCGGTAATTCGGTTATTGACCGCTGTCCCCGGGAGCTGCCGTGAGCGGCTGGCTCCGTTGAAGTTTCAAAGCAGGGATAAACAGCGGGAAAGGCGCGGTTCGTTCCTGAGGGAGGCCCCGGAGCCCCGGAATCGTTCGGGGCCGTTGGAGCCGTTACCGAACCCCCCCAGAGCGATCTTGTAACCGCCACCGAGGAGAGGTTTGGAACACGGAGGGGCGACGGGGGCAATGAGGAGtaatgggggaaatggggagcaatgggggaaatggggggaattGGGAGcaatgggggaaatggggagtagtgggggaaatggggaacaatgggggaaatggggaattaATGGGGAAATTGGGAGCAATGGGGGATGTGGGGGAGATGGGGAGCAATGAGGGAGATGGGGAATCAGTGGGGGAAATGGGGAGCAATGGGGGGAATTGAAATTGGGGGAAATGGAGAATAAATGGAGGAAATGGGGAGCaatgggggaaatggggcacaatgggggaaatgggggaaatggggagcAGTGGGGGAAATGGGGGTCCTAGAGGATAGGGGGTGCTGGGGCtaccagcagctctgaggtaATGGGAGCCTGGGTGGTTCTGCTGGGGCTCCTTGGAGCACCGTGCAGgttttgggggtcccgggggggttttggggtcagtTGATGGGTTCCTCCTCCCAGGTGGAGGTGGGAATGGCGCTGTAGGGATCCACCACGAGCCGGGCGCAGCGCACGGTCATGGCGAGGAGgaagagccccagcagcaccacgaAGGCCGTGGCCACGGCTTTGTCCACGTCCATGGCGGGCAGCACCGTGGGGGTCTCCATGCAGAGACCCTCAGATGTCTCTGTCACAGCTCCAGGGACCCTCAGGTGTCTCTGTCACAGCTCCAGGGACCCTCAGGTGTCTCTTCCTTGGCTCCAGGGACCCTCAGGTGtctctttcccagctccagggaccCTCAGGTGGCTGTCCCTTGGCTCCAGGGACCCTCAGGTGTCCCCTCCTGTCTCCAGGGATCCGCCAGCACGTTTCTCCCAGCACTCAACTCCCAGTGACACCCCTGAGGGGCCAGAACAGGGGTGGATTCATGGGGCTGAGGGGtcaaaaacaccccaaaaaaggggggaaatgtgGCCTTGAGTCCCCTGTGCTCCTTCCTTACCTCCCTGTGGCCGGCTCTGGGTCTCAGTCCCggccctgctggctccaggccTTCATGAATTCTGCAGGAATGTGCTGGCATCACTTTTCAGACACAGCCCAGAGGATCAAATTGCCACCCCACACCCCCTTCTCCCAtcaggagaaggctctgggtCCCTTCGCGGGTCTTCCTGGTGACTTGGGGGGCTTTGGGAAGCATTTAAGAGGATTTATCCCCAAAATCTAAAGGTCTTGCCTGTGAGAGGATTTCAAGGTAGCTTCTTGATTATATTGGAGTAGACTGGGAAAAACTCTAAGAAAATGCATTGAACTGAGCTGCCCATTTGGATTTTACAAGACAGCCTCATGAAAACCCCAGAACAGGCAAAATATGCCCAAAATCTCCTTCAAGTTTCTCTATTTTCCCCCtctgagagaaaaatcaattaCTTTGGGAAGACAGTGAAACTTTGACACCCCAAGAGCTGGGCTGTAGGGGTGTTCCAGAGATTTTTCAGGGAATGATGAGGTGTGGGGTCCTGTTGGTGGCCCCAAACCCCaatttgaccaaaaaaaaccccgtTCCAATCCCAGTTCCCACCCAAATCACATGTCCAGTCTGGATCCTCATCTTCATTCCCTGGGGTTTAGAGCCCCAACCTCACCGCAGCCTCAACCCTAATcttagatttaattttaattttaatttttattttcattttaattttaatcccAATGGTTCGTGACGTCATCAACACCACATACTATAGCCACGCCCCATTTAAAGCCACGCCTCTTTCCCGTTGGGGGCGGGGCACTACCGCATTCGTCCCGCCTCCAGCCGTGCCCTCCGTTTGTCCCCGCCCCCAACCCTCCTCTGGACCAATAGCAGTGCTGCGTTTTCCCCTGtccctccccccgccccccgtTTGAACCAATAGAAGGCCGGCGTTGCtctggccccgcccccgcgccggCGGGGCTGTGGGGCCGGCGGAGGTTTTCCTGCGCCGCCATCTTGGATCGGCGGAGCGGAGCGAGGAGGGGGCGGCCCGGGACCCCCGCCATGGCCGCCACCGCCGCCAGCGCGGGTGAGCCGGGCTGCGGCGGCACAAACGCGCCTGGGGGAGCGCGCTGAGAGCCTCAGGGAGGATATGggggggctgaggggcagcagaggggggCTCTCCGCGGTGTGAGGGAGGCCTGAGAGGACCCAAAGGCTCTAACGGGCCCTGCAAAGCTGAGGGCGACCCTCAGGGGCGGAGGTCGCCATGAGGGGCTCTGAGAGGGCCGGAGGGGCTGACAGGGGTGTGAGGAGCCCTGAAGGGGCTCTGCGGAGGGGGAAATGGCACAGTGGGATGAGGGCACTGTGGAGGAGGCAGGGCTGAGTTACCTGGATTTGGGGTTCTTggggctgggggtccctggAGGGGCTGACAGGGGCGTGAGGAGGCCCCTGAAGGGCTGAGGGGGAGGTGGCACAGTGGGATGGGGGTACCCTGgaggtggcagggctgtgtttcctgggtttggggtgctgggggtccCTGGAGAGCCGGTGGAACTTGGGACCCTCGAGGTGGATGTGGGGTCCCTGCGCTGCGTTTCCATCATCGCTCCTTTGCGTTTGTTTCCCTTCTCGCCTTCTGCCCCTTTCTCAGCCGTGTTTCACTGAGCTTTCTCTAAACTCCCAGCACAAACTGCTGGCCCGGTGTGAAGGTTTTGTACGAATGTTTCTCGCAGCTCTGCgaaggagaggaggggagggccTGGAGCACAATGTTCCCTCAGCTTCGGTTCCTCAggctgctccccagagccctcCACTCCCCGTGCACAggaagctgggagctgctgatccCTGATTGTTGCCAGAAAAATACCTGATTTTATCAATTTTCTGGCGAAACTGCTCTGAACTGAGCTTGTATCCACGTTAACCCAGCGTCTGCGAAGTCCTGATGGATTTCCAACGTGGTGGCTGAGATCAGAATCTGAgcttgtttgtggttttttggttttttttttagtcttagCTTGTCCTTTGTGGCTCCTCTTGTGGCTTGAGACCCACTCAGGTTTATCCAGGACTGTTCAGTAACTCTGctggaggattttggggttttatttgaaCGTTTCAGGAAGGTTTTGTGGCTTTTAAGTGTGGAAAAACACACTTGGGGCTCATCCAGCTTAGGAGGAAGGAAGACACTCGTGGGTATCCAAGCATTTGTGGAAGTGGAGCCTTCaggctgctgtggttttttgcataaaaaaaatcttaaattctgaaagaaaagggaaagaattttCAACATCTgtgtttaatatttataatcATGGGCAGAGTGACCAACTTTTACACAGAGGGAGGGGAATACACAAGCAGTAAACATGGAGATTAAATTCTGAAGAATTCTCACAAATAATGTGGGTCTTCTTTTCATTAAAGtgttaaaaatcagatttcaggGCTCCAGTGAATGCTGGATAATGCCCCAAAATACCCAGAATGTCTTCATTTCAGCCCCTTAGCAATGGGAGAAACattcttttctgaatttctatATTTCTTCTTGGAGAAAGTTCCCATGGGAATGAAAGTGCTGAGCTGGCATTGCATGGGGAAACTCAAGCTAAAAACCTCCTGCTTActtcaaaaaaaatcaatttaatgtACCCCAGGCACAAAAACTGAGACGTTTGGTAAATAAAAAAccataaaagcagaaatatcaAAGCCTTTTAGCTGTGAGTGCAAAGGCAGGGTACTTTTAAGGCTGCTTTATCTGCTCCAGACATTTTGGGGCGCTCACAAATGGGTGAATTTCAAGCAAATCTTATGAGATTTGATGTCCAAACGTGAGCCTGGCGATTAACCCCCCGCTGAAGCTTCTGCAGCAAAAAAGCACCAGTTTTGTACAatgaaaatgcacagaaaagctgcagcagcccctctcGGAAATCCCAGCTGGGAACATTTGCAGTCATTCTCTTTTGGagccttttttccctgttgggATGGCAGTGCTTGCAGCagagcctttcccaggagggctgggagcctgcagcagtgctgggggttGGGATTTACATTTGCTCTCTTCTGGCCTTAATTATTTCCAGCTCATGGTTTAGGGAAGCAGGGATTGGttctggggagggctgggacaCAAACCCGGGCAGGATTTTGGAAACCCACCTGGGACTTGTTGGGGTTCCGGGGAGGGGAAACTCCTCCgtgtgctccaggagctcacCTCAGGGTCGTGCCGCTCGTGTTTGGAGTGGGGAGAAGACAGAAACTGGGGAGGAATCTTCGTCTTCTGAAATCCCCCAGGGTGGAAAAGGCAGAGCTCTTCCCTTCTCGTTATTTGTGAGAATTCCTCAGGATTTATTCTCCTAATAATCTCCATCTTTACTGCTGGAGTgtttccctccctctgctcctgcagagcagtgccaggtgCTGGTGCCCAGCCTCAGGGTCTGTCCTGGGCTTCCACCTGAGCCACGCGAGGGAAATGTTCCTCGTGGGATGCATGTCGAGCTCCTGGGAGATCTCAAAGGCCTGGAAAGCAATTCCTGTGTCTGTCCCCCTCATCCCAGCGTGGAGCTGGGCCCAGAGAACGGCTCAGTGTcacttccttcccctgcccagaGCGGAAATTCCTTCCCCTCAGGAAAGGGATTCTCCCCTGTGCTCCAGAAACTTCATTTCTGCTCCCACCACGTTCAGATAgggctggggaaaaggaggaacCCTCCTGATTGTGCTTTATTCCCACATGAAACTTCATTTTGTTAAACAAAATCCTTGGATGTCACCCTGGGACTTCACAGCTGCGTCTGAGTGATCCCAAACCGAGCAGAAAGGAGACGGGGAAGGGTTTCCACCTCTGGATTTTTGTTCTCCAGATGTAGTTGGGAATTGCAGAGGATCctggtgtcctgtggctgctgctggatgggCTGTGCTCACTCCTGCTGTTGCTTGGGATTGTTGTTTTTGGCTCCTTCAGCTGCCAAACCTCGAGCTGGATGCTTATTCCATACTGTAGTCACCCCTGGGAAATCCTATGGATCTGCAAGGAAAAAGCTTCCTCAGCAACACCAGCTGCTCGGAGGAGCACAaaccaggcaggcagagaggcCGGGAATGTTTTTGGGGTAAAATAAGTTGAATTTTGGCAGAAATACCAGAAATTTGGCAGCGTGCTTGCTGCGAGGTGCAGGCACACCACGGAGGTGATTGTACAGCTCCACTTCCAGCTGTAAATAAACcaacctgcagctctgggagtgAAATGAAACTGTTGTTGGACTGAGATCTGGCTTGGGGCAGTGGAGAAGAACTTGGGAACCCCAGCTTAAAGCCCATTTTTCCCCTAATTCGTTAAACCTGACCTCAGTTCTTCACTCAGTGCCCCCCGTTGTGGCTGTTTGCTGCCCaagctgctctcagtgctgctgagggtGGTTTGGGAAGCCCAGcactggggtttttgggggtgtCTGGGTGGCTTTGGGGTCCCCGTGCTTTGATAAAGCAGAAGTGGTTTGGGAGCTGCATCAAGCTCAGTTTGCAAAGGTTGTGGGGGAGGTTtttgggctggagcagctgtttTGGGGCAGTTTCACAGCACATTCACAAACCCACAGCCgttcaaattaaaattaaaacaaaaaaaaatttgttttaaatttaatgagtcagcacagagctgacttctttcagcaaaacaggaaaaaatggtttCTGAGGGATTTAAAAACTCAGTTTCTGATGTGGAACAGACTGAGTGTAGAGGAGCTTTGGTTGGGCtctggtggtggtgctgggatgGAGATTCAGCATGAGCCACACTGAGCAAGCTCTGAACAGCTGCGGACCGTGTTAGCCGTGCTCCTGAGCAACCAGCGTTGGGGAAAATGCAGGGAAAGACAGGAAAGACAGGGAAAGACAGGGAAAGACAGGAAATAGACAGGGAAAGACAGGAAATAGacagggaaatacaggaaatagaCAGGAAATAGACAGGGAAATACAGGGAAAGacagggaaatacaggaaatagacagggaaatacagggaaatacaggaaatagacagggaaatacagggaaagacaggaaatagacagggaaatacagggaaatacaggaaatagaCAGGAAATAGacagggaaatacaggaaatagacagggaaatacaggaaatagacagggaaatacaggaaatagacagggaaatacaggaaatagacagggaaatacaggaaatagacagggaaatacagggaaatacagggaaagacaggaaatagacagggaaatacaggaaatagacagggaaatacagggaaagacagggaaatacaggaaatagacagggaaatacaggaaatagaCAGGAAATAGacagggaaatacagaaaatagacagggaaatacagaa
This window of the Motacilla alba alba isolate MOTALB_02 chromosome 25, Motacilla_alba_V1.0_pri, whole genome shotgun sequence genome carries:
- the CTXND2 gene encoding cortexin domain containing 2 yields the protein METPTVLPAMDVDKAVATAFVVLLGLFLLAMTVRCARLVVDPYSAIPTSTWEEEPIN